In Aquimarina sp. TRL1, a single window of DNA contains:
- a CDS encoding M12 family metallopeptidase yields MKKQNIVYPSNQLLLLLVAMVLLCSCEKDTVHAPTSPPEESAVDTMEKPCPEGNKKSIIYEGKLCHGFRISQFPVAKSASLLVTNQTNSVLWAPGQTIRVKFIDPEDKYQLHALVKEYAKQWEAYASIRFKFVSSTETAQIKVGFKEGAGHWSLLGRGAHLRTQSMNLDPKYKDNLRGIKSTILHEFGHALGLIHEHQHPEANINWNKDAVYRFYMDEQEWSKKEIEENLFEKNPVDRVFYTSYDPTSIMHYPVRQAHTTDCFSIAYNYVLSDMDKLHISKIYPPVDDIKAYTATRNYQRGDYMVYKGRIYRALQDGLRNSTPETQGSRNKWKDITRVTEEEAAFLSRKNSNDIPLITL; encoded by the coding sequence ATGAAAAAACAAAATATCGTATACCCCTCAAATCAGTTGTTATTATTGCTAGTAGCAATGGTTCTCCTATGTAGTTGTGAAAAAGACACAGTGCATGCTCCTACAAGTCCCCCGGAAGAATCAGCTGTAGATACTATGGAAAAACCATGTCCTGAAGGGAACAAAAAAAGTATTATATATGAGGGAAAACTATGTCATGGATTTCGAATCTCACAGTTCCCAGTTGCCAAATCGGCTTCGTTATTAGTTACAAATCAAACCAATTCAGTACTATGGGCTCCGGGGCAAACTATTCGTGTAAAATTTATCGATCCGGAAGATAAGTATCAACTACATGCATTGGTAAAAGAATATGCCAAGCAATGGGAAGCTTATGCCAGTATCAGATTTAAGTTTGTATCGAGTACAGAAACTGCTCAGATAAAAGTTGGTTTTAAAGAAGGAGCTGGGCATTGGTCTTTATTAGGGAGAGGTGCTCACCTGAGGACGCAAAGTATGAATCTGGATCCTAAATATAAAGATAATCTCAGGGGGATTAAAAGTACAATTCTTCATGAATTTGGTCATGCACTGGGGCTGATACATGAACATCAGCATCCCGAAGCGAATATCAACTGGAATAAAGATGCCGTATACCGTTTTTATATGGATGAACAAGAATGGAGTAAAAAAGAGATTGAAGAAAATTTGTTTGAAAAAAATCCTGTAGACCGAGTATTTTATACGAGTTATGATCCTACTTCTATTATGCACTATCCCGTACGACAAGCTCATACGACAGATTGTTTTTCTATAGCGTATAATTATGTACTGTCTGATATGGATAAACTTCATATTAGTAAAATATACCCTCCTGTTGATGATATTAAAGCGTATACCGCTACCAGAAATTATCAGCGGGGAGATTATATGGTTTATAAAGGGAGAATATACAGGGCTTTGCAAGATGGGCTACGCAATAGTACTCCGGAGACTCAGGGAAGCCGAAACAAATGGAAGGATATTACCAGAGTTACAGAAGAAGAAGCTGCTTTTTTAAGTAGAAAAAACAGCAATGATATACCACTAATAACCCTATGA
- a CDS encoding VWA domain-containing protein — protein MRYLLLCLLCSFCFLLQAQTPRLNGIVTDESGLPLPGVSIINTRTNQGSTTDFDGYFTALASLGDTLSFSYIGYVYEKLIVSDLHKTINVILKEDNEELEEVVITGYATGSYRNRAPSRVQRKKRVNSRLTFQKKEKTTSKGGNPAVYSSKKQPLYIVDGNVIPAQAISCVLGMNKNRISKQKKYKRGEAQAIFGKQARYGCVVITTHSGTYRIEDEESYRKITENQFLQTVYDPLSTFSIDVDKASYSNIRKKINAGIPIPRDAVKIEEMVNYFAYDYPQPTGVHPFGIHTEYGRTPWNPESQLVKIGIKGKEMTKAAIPASNLVFLLDVSGSMDSPDKLQLLKKAFSLLVQQLREKDVISIVVYAGAAGLVLPPTSGAYKQQIIQALDGLEAGGSTAGGEGIELAYRIAEENFIKGGNNRVILATDGDFNVGMHSDQAMETLITEKRNSGVFLTCLGFGMGNYKDSKLEILADTGNGNHAYIDSMQEARKVLGDEFGSTLYTIAKDVKIQVEFNPEHVQAYRLIGYENRLLADEDFIDDTKDAGELGSGHTVTALYEIIPKGEQHPWVRPVPELKYRKEEGITNSTDELLTVRFRYKNPSEHKSRELTHVVQRSETGTPSVDFHFAASVAWYGMLLRKSMLLPNKNLDAIASLAAANKGEDRLGYRAEFIRLIRSYPVIH, from the coding sequence ATGAGATACTTATTACTATGCTTACTATGCAGTTTTTGTTTTTTATTACAAGCTCAGACGCCTCGTTTAAACGGGATCGTTACAGATGAAAGTGGCCTTCCATTACCGGGAGTTTCCATTATAAATACGCGTACCAATCAAGGAAGTACCACCGATTTTGACGGGTACTTCACAGCATTGGCATCTCTGGGGGATACTCTTTCTTTTTCATACATAGGATACGTTTATGAAAAGTTGATTGTAAGCGATTTACATAAAACTATTAATGTAATACTTAAAGAAGATAATGAAGAATTGGAAGAAGTGGTGATCACTGGATATGCTACAGGATCTTATCGCAATAGGGCACCATCTCGTGTCCAAAGGAAAAAACGAGTTAACAGTCGATTGACATTTCAAAAGAAAGAAAAGACAACTTCAAAAGGAGGGAATCCGGCAGTGTATTCCTCTAAAAAACAACCGTTATATATTGTTGATGGAAATGTAATTCCTGCACAAGCTATTTCCTGTGTATTAGGAATGAATAAAAACAGGATTTCTAAACAAAAAAAGTACAAAAGAGGAGAAGCTCAAGCGATTTTTGGTAAGCAAGCCCGATATGGCTGCGTGGTGATTACGACTCATTCAGGGACATACCGAATCGAAGATGAAGAATCCTATCGAAAGATTACAGAAAATCAATTTCTACAGACAGTGTATGATCCGTTATCTACTTTTTCTATCGATGTAGATAAGGCTTCCTATAGTAACATCCGAAAAAAGATCAATGCGGGGATTCCCATCCCCAGAGACGCGGTAAAAATCGAGGAAATGGTGAATTATTTTGCGTATGATTACCCACAACCAACAGGAGTACACCCTTTTGGAATTCATACGGAATATGGAAGAACCCCCTGGAATCCGGAAAGTCAATTGGTAAAAATAGGGATTAAAGGAAAAGAAATGACCAAAGCGGCAATACCGGCGTCTAATCTGGTCTTCTTATTGGATGTCTCCGGTTCTATGGATAGCCCGGATAAGCTGCAATTGCTAAAAAAAGCCTTTTCATTACTGGTACAACAGTTGCGGGAGAAAGATGTGATTTCTATCGTGGTATATGCCGGAGCTGCAGGTCTTGTACTACCGCCAACTTCTGGAGCATATAAACAACAGATTATTCAGGCATTGGATGGATTAGAAGCAGGAGGGTCAACTGCCGGGGGAGAAGGGATAGAATTAGCATATCGCATAGCAGAGGAGAATTTTATCAAAGGAGGAAATAATCGGGTTATTCTGGCTACCGATGGCGATTTTAATGTAGGGATGCACAGTGATCAGGCTATGGAAACATTAATTACAGAAAAAAGAAACAGTGGTGTATTTCTTACCTGCCTTGGATTTGGGATGGGAAACTATAAGGATAGCAAACTGGAGATCCTGGCGGACACAGGAAATGGGAATCACGCATATATAGATAGCATGCAGGAAGCCAGAAAAGTTCTGGGAGATGAATTTGGAAGTACTTTATATACAATCGCCAAGGATGTGAAAATTCAGGTAGAATTTAATCCAGAACATGTGCAGGCATACCGGCTTATCGGTTATGAAAACAGATTACTGGCTGATGAGGATTTTATAGATGATACTAAAGACGCCGGGGAGTTGGGAAGTGGTCATACCGTTACAGCACTTTATGAGATTATTCCCAAAGGAGAGCAGCATCCTTGGGTACGACCTGTTCCCGAATTAAAGTACCGAAAAGAGGAAGGGATAACAAATTCCACAGATGAACTGCTTACGGTTAGATTCAGATATAAAAACCCTTCCGAACACAAAAGTCGTGAATTGACGCATGTGGTTCAGCGATCGGAAACCGGTACTCCCTCAGTAGATTTTCATTTTGCAGCTTCTGTAGCTTGGTATGGAATGCTTCTCAGAAAATCTATGCTGCTTCCTAATAAAAACCTGGATGCAATTGCATCCCTGGCAGCTGCTAACAAAGGAGAAGACCGATTGGGATATCGGGCAGAGTTTATCCGCTTGATCAGAAGTTATCCTGTGATTCATTGA
- a CDS encoding T9SS type A sorting domain-containing protein, with translation MRNKYKLFTILLAFVVYHSTAQNLVRNGDFSNYNTNCSLSFSDAFTNNSSTSCVDDWTSYSGSPSLHGTPTNPYAWMWSRGRSFESIRTSVAFKQGVCYTVSFSVRTNDHGDTNTNAGSTINLRAVNIRSTGGIQNEEDIFTDNIGNYLNNYRTVQVTFTPTRDYETLLINPYYAGSGRQAEMSIDGIVIEERNITNTFGFEDVTTASTHQFYCQETVFLNGTASEGEDRYIIYISKRPLGSTGSFQWAGTTGWISGPIGRVNLTNVFQHQGVVIENGYEYEIKVALQNDCTNWEPLIKRFTMQEENKVDTAFSVQYHCDSDGTITVVANAADPNGTHWWGLYETTQSGSISDTDTVGLIGTVQSGTTVTFSGLSTYKNYYIKHGVWNSCYPWTEARKATDGNVSWSPRTSDFSITSRSFSNGTIHISALALSNSVFVNHWWAIYDSATNAQITPIECCGTIKPSFSFAGQLNKKYYIKHGIWNDCMGWKESRTEFWFGQEPSGQHPSEYYSEIHPLDFSPSTAYLAQMNAAIISGAIIEDNIMMRRDQERRASLISVYPNPAYAYETIHIDSSEDVQIKKVYLLDMSGAHIPLEVIQNRTQTKLHIKTALKKGVYFIKVIDTANKETVRQLLIQ, from the coding sequence ATGAGAAATAAATATAAACTATTTACAATATTGCTTGCCTTCGTGGTTTATCACAGTACTGCTCAAAATCTGGTTCGAAATGGAGATTTCTCTAATTATAACACCAATTGCAGTTTGAGTTTTAGTGATGCTTTTACCAATAACTCATCCACCAGTTGTGTTGATGATTGGACGTCATATTCAGGGAGTCCATCATTACACGGAACCCCAACGAACCCGTATGCCTGGATGTGGTCACGTGGTAGATCGTTTGAATCAATTAGAACTTCTGTTGCTTTTAAGCAAGGAGTTTGTTATACGGTATCTTTTAGCGTAAGAACTAATGATCACGGGGATACCAATACCAATGCAGGAAGTACGATAAACTTACGAGCGGTAAACATACGATCTACAGGGGGAATACAGAATGAAGAGGACATTTTTACGGATAATATCGGAAATTACCTGAATAATTACAGAACGGTACAAGTTACATTTACTCCAACCAGAGATTATGAAACTCTACTGATTAATCCTTATTATGCCGGTTCAGGAAGACAGGCAGAAATGAGCATTGATGGTATCGTTATTGAGGAAAGAAATATTACGAATACATTCGGTTTTGAGGATGTTACAACTGCCAGCACACATCAGTTTTATTGTCAGGAAACTGTATTTCTTAATGGAACAGCCTCTGAAGGAGAGGATCGATACATCATTTATATCAGCAAAAGACCGTTGGGATCCACAGGAAGTTTTCAATGGGCAGGAACCACAGGATGGATTTCAGGACCAATAGGACGCGTCAACCTCACGAATGTTTTTCAGCATCAGGGAGTAGTTATTGAAAATGGGTATGAGTATGAAATCAAAGTGGCATTACAAAATGATTGTACCAACTGGGAACCTCTTATCAAGCGTTTTACTATGCAAGAAGAGAATAAGGTAGATACAGCATTTTCTGTACAGTATCACTGTGATAGTGATGGTACCATTACAGTTGTAGCCAATGCTGCTGACCCTAATGGTACACACTGGTGGGGACTTTATGAAACAACTCAGTCTGGGAGTATTTCTGATACGGATACAGTTGGTCTGATTGGAACAGTGCAGTCAGGAACTACTGTTACCTTCAGTGGGCTAAGTACTTATAAAAATTATTATATCAAACATGGAGTTTGGAATAGTTGTTATCCCTGGACCGAAGCAAGAAAAGCCACGGATGGAAATGTTAGCTGGTCTCCGAGAACCAGTGATTTTTCGATTACTTCTAGGAGTTTTAGTAATGGAACCATCCATATAAGTGCATTAGCGCTGTCGAATTCGGTATTTGTCAATCATTGGTGGGCAATCTATGATAGTGCGACAAATGCGCAGATAACACCTATAGAGTGTTGTGGAACGATAAAGCCTAGTTTCTCTTTTGCAGGACAACTTAATAAAAAATACTATATCAAACATGGAATTTGGAATGATTGTATGGGATGGAAAGAATCCAGAACAGAATTTTGGTTTGGTCAGGAGCCTTCTGGTCAGCATCCTTCTGAATATTATTCAGAAATTCATCCTCTTGATTTCTCTCCTTCTACTGCTTATTTAGCACAAATGAATGCTGCTATTATATCAGGAGCCATCATTGAAGATAATATTATGATGAGAAGAGATCAGGAAAGAAGAGCCTCCTTAATTAGTGTATATCCCAATCCGGCTTATGCTTATGAGACGATTCATATTGACAGTTCAGAAGATGTGCAGATCAAAAAAGTATATTTACTGGATATGTCCGGAGCTCATATTCCGTTAGAGGTCATACAGAATCGTACACAAACAAAACTTCATATAAAGACAGCACTCAAAAAAGGGGTGTATTTTATAAAAGTAATCGATACGGCTAATAAAGAAACTGTCAGACAACTACTGATACAATAA
- a CDS encoding CAL67264 family membrane protein, whose product MGMNKNTVLAWATFIMIIVGLLLIGLGVFRYRDVSGYGFAAVGAGFFAIAWVFNALKGRV is encoded by the coding sequence ATGGGAATGAATAAAAACACGGTTTTAGCGTGGGCGACATTTATAATGATTATTGTTGGATTATTACTGATAGGATTAGGGGTGTTTAGATATCGCGATGTATCAGGATATGGTTTTGCAGCAGTAGGCGCTGGTTTTTTTGCTATTGCATGGGTTTTTAATGCTTTAAAAGGAAGAGTCTAG
- the ettA gene encoding energy-dependent translational throttle protein EttA → MSDDKKVIFSMSGVTKTYKSANTPVLKNIYLSFFYGAKIGILGLNGSGKSTLLKIIAGVDKNYQGDVVFSSGYSVGYLEQEPQLDPDKTVLEVVKEGVAETVAILDEYNKINDMFGLPEVYEDADKMQQLMDKQAKLQDQIDASNAWELDTKLEIAMDALRTPDSDKKIGVLSGGERRRVALCRLLLQEPDVLLLDEPTNHLDAESVHWLEHHLQQYKGTVIAVTHDRYFLDNVAGWILELDRGEGIPWKGNYSSWLDQKAKRLAQEQKQASKRQKTLERELEWVKMAPKGRQAKQKARLNNYDKLLNQDSKQVDEKLEIYIPNGPRLGTNVIEAAGVSKAFGDKLLYEDLNFKLPQAGIVGIIGPNGAGKTTIFKMIMGEETPDAGTFTVGETAKLAYVDQSHSNIDPEKSIWENFSEGQELVMMGGRQVNSRAYLSRFNFGGSEQNKKVSTLSGGERNRLHLAMTLKEEGNVLLLDEPTNDLDVNTLRALEEGLENFAGCAVVISHDRWFLDRICTHILAFEGDSQVYFFEGSFSDYEENKKKRLGGDLMPKRIKYKKLIR, encoded by the coding sequence ATGTCAGACGATAAAAAAGTAATTTTTTCGATGTCCGGGGTGACTAAAACGTATAAAAGCGCGAATACTCCGGTATTAAAAAATATATATCTCAGTTTTTTCTACGGGGCTAAAATCGGTATTCTCGGATTAAATGGTTCTGGAAAATCAACCTTATTAAAAATCATTGCTGGAGTTGATAAAAACTATCAGGGTGATGTGGTATTTTCTTCTGGATACTCTGTTGGATATCTGGAACAAGAACCACAATTAGATCCTGATAAAACCGTGTTAGAAGTGGTTAAGGAAGGTGTTGCAGAGACCGTAGCGATATTGGATGAATACAATAAAATCAACGATATGTTTGGGTTGCCAGAGGTCTATGAAGATGCTGATAAGATGCAGCAACTGATGGATAAACAGGCCAAGTTACAGGATCAGATTGATGCTAGTAATGCCTGGGAACTGGATACCAAATTAGAAATCGCCATGGATGCCTTACGTACTCCGGATTCTGATAAAAAGATCGGTGTCCTATCAGGAGGGGAACGCAGAAGAGTTGCCTTATGTCGTTTGTTATTACAGGAACCGGATGTATTACTACTGGACGAGCCAACCAACCACCTGGATGCAGAATCAGTACACTGGTTAGAACATCATTTACAGCAGTATAAAGGAACGGTGATTGCCGTAACGCACGACCGTTATTTCCTAGATAATGTTGCGGGATGGATTTTGGAGCTGGACAGAGGAGAAGGAATTCCATGGAAAGGAAATTATTCTTCCTGGCTGGATCAGAAAGCCAAACGATTGGCACAGGAACAAAAACAAGCTTCTAAGCGACAAAAAACACTCGAGCGAGAGCTGGAATGGGTGAAGATGGCACCTAAAGGAAGACAGGCCAAACAAAAAGCACGTTTGAATAATTATGACAAATTATTGAATCAGGATTCGAAACAGGTAGATGAGAAACTGGAAATCTATATCCCCAATGGTCCCCGATTAGGAACCAATGTGATTGAAGCAGCGGGAGTAAGCAAGGCTTTTGGAGATAAACTCTTATATGAAGACCTGAATTTTAAACTTCCACAAGCAGGTATTGTGGGGATTATTGGTCCTAATGGGGCTGGAAAAACGACCATTTTCAAAATGATTATGGGAGAAGAAACTCCGGATGCCGGAACATTTACGGTAGGAGAGACGGCCAAGCTTGCATATGTAGACCAAAGCCATAGCAATATCGATCCCGAAAAATCGATTTGGGAAAACTTTAGTGAAGGTCAGGAATTGGTTATGATGGGAGGAAGACAGGTGAATTCCCGAGCTTATCTAAGTCGTTTTAACTTTGGAGGAAGTGAACAGAATAAAAAAGTGTCTACCCTATCAGGAGGAGAACGCAACCGACTGCATCTGGCCATGACATTGAAGGAAGAAGGAAACGTACTACTTCTGGATGAGCCGACCAACGATCTGGATGTGAATACTCTTAGAGCCTTGGAAGAAGGGTTAGAGAATTTCGCAGGTTGTGCCGTGGTGATTTCTCACGACCGCTGGTTCTTAGACAGAATCTGTACCCATATCCTGGCTTTTGAGGGAGATTCTCAGGTATATTTCTTCGAAGGTAGTTTCTCTGATTATGAAGAAAACAAGAAAAAACGATTAGGAGGTGACTTAATGCCAAAACGTATTAAGTATAAAAAATTAATTCGCTAA
- a CDS encoding M12 family metallopeptidase, which translates to MKRKFKSLLAISLTIVSSSMYVSCENEGDFQKEETHLSDEIVSAPKEVLMINGQKIHVKKTATEGKYLVENDILMDISQMEQYYKPDAHKANIGQIQWRNIWPNKTVYYQINPRLRHRGIINNAMQIITQQTGIRFVNSTGTGNYIDITSNIYGDNSSDIGMTGGRQELSLSSASLGIAIHEFGHALGLAHEHSRSDRDQYLVVDDKFWDKPFYGYSYGAFDFNSIMLYGSIKLSNGNWSFVRRSDGQPFRSATDSRSPRFSHGDLAVLRALYR; encoded by the coding sequence ATGAAAAGAAAATTTAAGAGCCTGTTGGCAATTAGTTTAACAATTGTAAGCAGTAGTATGTACGTGTCATGCGAAAATGAGGGAGATTTCCAAAAAGAGGAAACTCATTTATCTGATGAAATTGTAAGTGCTCCAAAAGAAGTACTGATGATTAACGGGCAGAAAATCCATGTAAAGAAAACAGCCACAGAAGGAAAGTATCTGGTAGAGAATGATATTCTGATGGATATATCTCAAATGGAACAATATTATAAACCAGATGCGCATAAGGCCAATATCGGGCAGATCCAATGGCGTAATATTTGGCCTAATAAAACGGTCTATTATCAAATCAATCCGAGATTGCGTCATCGTGGAATTATAAACAATGCCATGCAGATTATAACACAACAGACGGGTATTCGTTTTGTAAACTCTACAGGGACTGGAAATTACATCGACATCACTTCTAATATTTACGGGGATAATAGTTCTGATATTGGAATGACAGGAGGAAGACAAGAGTTATCACTATCCTCTGCCAGTTTAGGAATTGCGATTCATGAGTTTGGGCATGCGCTGGGGTTAGCACATGAACACAGTAGAAGTGATCGGGATCAGTACCTGGTGGTAGATGATAAATTTTGGGACAAACCTTTCTACGGATATAGCTATGGAGCTTTTGACTTTAACTCTATAATGTTATATGGTTCCATAAAACTAAGCAATGGGAACTGGTCTTTTGTCAGACGATCTGATGGACAGCCTTTTAGATCTGCTACGGATAGTCGTTCTCCCCGATTTAGTCATGGTGATCTTGCAGTATTGCGCGCTTTATACCGATAA
- a CDS encoding HAD family hydrolase: MGLEHIKVIAFDADDTLWVNEPFFRKAEQDFCDIFASHLPKDQVNEMLFSTQMKNLPLYGYGIKPFTLSLIETAMDITGGQLDGDIVALLLQKGKEMLETPVVLLEGIEETLAVLATKYRLVMATKGDLLDQERKLIKSGLQHFFHHIEIVSDKTEKQYTQLVRHLDIQPHEFLMVGNSLKSDIVPVLAMGGHAFHIPYETTWVHEMIEEEITHPSFKTFAQAREILAYL, encoded by the coding sequence ATGGGATTGGAGCACATCAAAGTAATTGCTTTTGATGCAGATGATACCCTGTGGGTTAATGAACCTTTTTTTAGGAAAGCAGAACAAGATTTTTGCGATATATTTGCATCTCATTTACCTAAAGATCAGGTAAATGAGATGCTCTTTTCTACACAGATGAAAAACCTCCCCTTATATGGATATGGGATTAAACCGTTTACTTTATCACTGATAGAAACGGCCATGGATATTACCGGAGGGCAGTTAGATGGTGACATTGTTGCTCTACTATTGCAGAAAGGAAAAGAAATGTTAGAAACCCCTGTGGTATTGTTAGAAGGGATAGAAGAAACCCTGGCAGTATTGGCAACAAAGTATCGGCTGGTTATGGCTACAAAGGGGGATTTATTGGATCAGGAACGCAAACTGATCAAATCAGGTTTACAGCACTTTTTTCACCATATAGAAATTGTATCTGATAAAACCGAAAAACAATATACACAACTGGTACGGCATCTAGACATCCAGCCTCATGAATTTCTGATGGTAGGGAACTCCCTGAAATCTGATATTGTACCGGTACTCGCTATGGGCGGTCATGCGTTTCACATTCCGTATGAGACCACCTGGGTGCATGAAATGATCGAAGAGGAAATTACACATCCATCTTTTAAAACCTTTGCACAAGCAAGGGAAATTTTAGCCTATTTATAA
- a CDS encoding acyl-CoA carboxylase subunit beta has product MDINFNKNEDHNKLLVSSLRHKLAKVKLGGGQKRIDKLHAKGKLSARERISYLLDDNAPVIEIGAFAGEGMYEEHGGCPSGGVVVKIGYIEGKQCIVVANDATVKAGAWFPITGKKNLRAQEIAIENRLPIIYLVDSAGVYLPMQDEIFPDKEHFGRIFRNNAVMSSMGITQIAAVMGSCVAGGAYLPIMSDEALIVDKTGSIFLAGSYLVKAAIGETIDNETLGGATTHCEISGVTDYKSKDDKEALDTIKNIVSKIGAYTKAGYNRSTPALPKENPEEIYGILPKARNEQYDMMEIIKRLVDDSDFEEYKAGYGQTIITGYARIDGWAVGIVANQRTIVKTKKGEMQFGGVIYSDSADKATRFIANCNQKKIPLVFLQDVTGFMVGSKSEHGGIIKDGAKMVNAVSNSVVPKFTVVIGNSYGAGNYAMCGKAYDPRLICAWPSAELAVMGGAQAAKVLLQIETASLKKKGEEISEADEKALFDKIKAKYDAQISPYYAAARIWTDGIIDPLDTRTWISMGIEAADHAPIEKPFNLGVIQV; this is encoded by the coding sequence ATGGATATAAACTTCAATAAAAACGAAGATCACAATAAGCTCCTGGTTTCGTCCCTCCGTCATAAACTGGCGAAAGTAAAATTAGGAGGAGGTCAAAAAAGAATTGATAAACTACATGCCAAAGGCAAATTATCGGCTCGGGAGCGGATTTCGTATTTATTGGATGACAATGCCCCTGTTATTGAGATTGGAGCCTTTGCCGGTGAGGGAATGTATGAAGAACATGGAGGGTGTCCCAGTGGTGGAGTGGTTGTAAAAATCGGATATATTGAAGGAAAACAATGCATTGTTGTAGCGAATGACGCTACGGTAAAAGCGGGAGCCTGGTTTCCGATTACCGGAAAGAAAAATCTAAGAGCTCAGGAAATCGCTATTGAGAATCGCCTGCCAATTATATATTTGGTGGATAGTGCCGGGGTATACCTGCCTATGCAGGATGAAATTTTTCCTGATAAAGAGCATTTCGGAAGAATTTTCAGAAACAATGCCGTAATGAGTAGTATGGGAATTACTCAAATTGCCGCAGTAATGGGTAGCTGTGTTGCCGGAGGAGCCTATCTGCCTATTATGAGTGATGAGGCATTAATTGTAGATAAAACAGGAAGTATCTTTTTAGCGGGGAGTTATCTGGTAAAAGCTGCTATCGGAGAAACTATTGATAATGAAACGCTGGGAGGAGCAACTACACATTGCGAAATATCAGGGGTTACCGACTATAAATCCAAAGATGATAAGGAAGCGCTGGATACTATTAAAAATATAGTTTCAAAAATCGGAGCCTATACCAAAGCTGGGTATAACCGAAGTACTCCTGCCCTTCCCAAAGAAAACCCTGAGGAGATTTATGGAATTCTTCCAAAAGCCAGAAATGAACAATACGATATGATGGAAATCATCAAGCGTCTGGTAGATGATTCTGATTTTGAAGAGTACAAAGCTGGATATGGTCAGACCATTATTACCGGATATGCACGTATCGATGGCTGGGCTGTAGGGATTGTAGCTAATCAACGTACCATTGTCAAAACCAAAAAAGGAGAAATGCAGTTTGGAGGAGTGATTTATTCGGATTCTGCTGATAAAGCTACTCGATTTATTGCCAATTGTAATCAAAAGAAAATTCCTCTGGTATTCTTACAGGATGTCACCGGATTTATGGTAGGAAGTAAAAGTGAACATGGAGGAATTATAAAAGACGGAGCCAAGATGGTGAATGCCGTAAGCAACAGTGTTGTTCCTAAATTTACGGTAGTTATAGGAAACTCCTATGGAGCCGGAAATTATGCTATGTGCGGAAAAGCTTATGATCCGCGACTGATTTGTGCCTGGCCAAGTGCCGAACTCGCCGTTATGGGAGGAGCACAAGCAGCCAAGGTATTATTGCAAATCGAAACTGCTTCCCTAAAGAAAAAAGGAGAAGAAATTAGTGAAGCGGATGAAAAGGCATTATTTGATAAGATCAAAGCCAAATACGATGCGCAAATTTCTCCTTACTATGCTGCGGCCAGAATATGGACAGATGGAATTATTGATCCATTGGATACGCGAACCTGGATATCTATGGGGATCGAAGCTGCAGATCACGCTCCGATTGAAAAACCATTTAACCTTGGAGTTATTCAGGTATAA